In endosymbiont of unidentified scaly snail isolate Monju, the following are encoded in one genomic region:
- a CDS encoding thioredoxin family protein, giving the protein MSQGDIFETDQHDFDRTVLQASHEGPVLVDFWADWCAPCHALTPHIGRVVADLDGEVRLAKVEVDEGDNMKLAGRYRLRGFPTVILFRNGEEIARFSGARPANWIHDWLEQHLQPA; this is encoded by the coding sequence ATGTCACAAGGAGATATTTTCGAGACCGACCAGCATGACTTCGACCGGACCGTGTTGCAGGCCAGTCATGAAGGGCCCGTGTTGGTGGATTTCTGGGCCGACTGGTGCGCGCCCTGCCACGCCCTGACCCCGCATATCGGCCGGGTGGTCGCGGATCTCGATGGCGAGGTGCGTCTGGCCAAGGTCGAGGTGGACGAGGGCGACAACATGAAGCTGGCGGGCCGCTATCGCCTGCGCGGCTTTCCCACCGTGATCCTGTTCCGCAACGGCGAGGAGATCGCCCGCTTCAGCGGCGCCCGCCCCGCCAACTGGATCCACGACTGGCTGGAGCAGCATCTGCAACCCGCCTGA
- a CDS encoding uroporphyrinogen-III synthase has protein sequence MSGTAPCDLGGLSVLVTRPAEQAAEFAEQVAAARGRPVTFPVLEILGPADKHAVRRQLADLARVDLLVFVSASAVRYAFPQMPDHIPLDLRVAAVGRATARALEAVGLDPTVVPESRFDSEGLLALPALQDVAGWRILIVRGDGGRELLRETLEARGAHVEYVEVYRRRIPQRNPANLIRNWDSLVDAVTVTSVQILDNLFTLLGEEGTPLLHRTPLVAPGRRVAEHAAARGCERVIVARSAMDADMLAALCQLA, from the coding sequence ATGAGTGGCACCGCCCCCTGCGACCTGGGCGGACTGAGCGTACTGGTCACCCGCCCTGCCGAACAGGCCGCCGAGTTCGCCGAGCAGGTGGCCGCGGCTCGCGGGCGTCCGGTGACCTTTCCCGTGCTCGAGATCCTGGGCCCCGCCGACAAGCACGCGGTGCGCCGCCAGCTCGCCGACCTGGCGCGCGTGGACCTGCTGGTCTTCGTCAGCGCCAGCGCGGTGCGCTACGCCTTTCCGCAGATGCCCGACCACATCCCGCTGGACCTGCGCGTCGCCGCCGTCGGCCGCGCCACCGCGCGCGCCCTCGAGGCCGTCGGCCTCGATCCCACCGTGGTACCCGAATCGCGCTTCGACAGCGAGGGCCTGCTGGCCCTGCCCGCGCTGCAGGATGTCGCCGGCTGGCGCATCCTCATCGTGCGCGGCGACGGCGGGCGTGAGCTGCTGCGCGAGACCCTCGAGGCGCGTGGTGCGCATGTGGAATACGTCGAGGTCTATCGCCGGCGCATCCCGCAACGCAACCCGGCCAACCTGATTCGCAACTGGGACAGCCTGGTCGATGCGGTGACCGTGACCAGCGTGCAGATCCTCGACAACCTGTTCACCCTGCTCGGCGAGGAGGGCACGCCCCTGCTGCACCGCACCCCGCTGGTGGCGCCCGGCCGACGGGTGGCCGAACACGCCGCCGCGCGCGGCTGCGAGCGGGTGATCGTGGCACGCTCGGCAATGGATGCCGACATGCTCGCCGCGCTGTGCCAACTGGCCTGA
- the dprA gene encoding DNA-processing protein DprA translates to MDAVNPSDETLLAWLTLLRAPGVGPRGLWPLLQRCPDPAALLDAPPPDTPEKIRKALREADREQAARDLDWLRESGNQALPCTDPAYPELLRKLPDPPVLLFLRGDAQLLGQQQIAIVGSRHASRGGLDNARAFARHLAGEGFPITSGLAAGIDGAAHEGALEGGHTLAVLGTGLDRVFPAQHRELAHRIAEQGLLVSEFPPGTPPLPGNFPRRNRVIAGLTFGTLVVEAVLKSGSLITARLAAELGREVFAIPGSIHNPLARGCHALIREGAKLLETSEHVIEELLSLLLFNPPATAPAEEPPAKTPALDPDHAELLELMGFDPVSSDWLVANSRFSAAEISSMLLLLELQGHVSSGPGGLFTRLGKPLS, encoded by the coding sequence ATGGATGCCGTGAACCCCTCCGACGAGACCCTGCTGGCCTGGCTCACCCTGCTGCGTGCGCCCGGCGTGGGACCACGCGGCCTCTGGCCGCTGTTGCAGCGCTGCCCTGATCCCGCGGCCCTGCTGGACGCCCCGCCACCCGACACCCCGGAGAAGATCCGCAAGGCCCTGCGCGAGGCCGACCGGGAGCAGGCCGCGCGCGACCTCGACTGGCTGCGCGAGAGCGGCAACCAGGCCCTGCCCTGCACCGACCCGGCCTACCCCGAGCTGCTGCGCAAGCTGCCCGACCCGCCGGTCCTGCTGTTCCTGCGCGGCGACGCCCAGCTGCTGGGGCAGCAACAGATCGCCATCGTCGGCAGCCGCCACGCCAGCCGTGGCGGGCTGGACAATGCCCGCGCCTTTGCCCGTCATCTGGCGGGCGAAGGCTTTCCCATCACCAGCGGCCTGGCCGCCGGCATCGACGGGGCCGCCCACGAGGGCGCGCTGGAAGGTGGTCATACCCTGGCGGTGCTGGGCACCGGGCTGGACCGGGTCTTCCCCGCACAGCATCGCGAGCTGGCCCATCGCATCGCGGAGCAGGGCCTGCTGGTGAGCGAGTTCCCGCCCGGCACCCCGCCGCTGCCCGGCAACTTTCCGCGGCGCAACCGCGTCATCGCCGGATTGACGTTCGGGACCCTGGTGGTCGAGGCGGTCCTCAAGAGCGGCTCGCTGATCACCGCGCGCCTCGCTGCCGAGCTGGGGCGCGAGGTGTTCGCCATCCCCGGCTCCATCCACAACCCCCTGGCGCGCGGCTGCCACGCCCTCATCCGCGAGGGGGCCAAGCTGCTCGAAACCAGCGAGCACGTCATCGAGGAACTGCTCTCGCTACTCCTGTTCAACCCACCTGCCACCGCCCCGGCCGAGGAGCCGCCAGCCAAGACGCCAGCCCTCGATCCCGATCACGCGGAACTGCTCGAACTGATGGGCTTCGACCCGGTCAGCAGCGACTGGCTGGTGGCCAATAGCCGCTTTTCCGCCGCGGAAATCTCCTCCATGCTGCTGTTGCTGGAATTGCAGGGTCATGTATCATCGGGACCAGGTGGATTGTTCACTCGACTGGGAAAACCGCTATCGTGA
- a CDS encoding uroporphyrinogen-III C-methyltransferase, whose translation MSDDKEEKPGVVIDVTPEPEPAESVTADGQSGGETPDTAPAKRNGQALPLIVAGLSLVLVIAAIGFAYRHTRQAADDLERLNRSVEQTLAQQRALEQRLAEAQRAVAEQAKRLTAQQRKLEAQEQHIAEARQQFTEQNRRLDSEREQMQQREAELRAAVADVHKRVGASGTQWMVAEAEYLLRLANERLNLARDTRTARAALQLADQRLRDTGDPGWNPVREQIARDIATLDATELPDIDGISARLAALAEQVPQLRLARATLGNGPRKMPGGETGNTPREQRTWQTLLDDLWSGFKQTVRIRRNDQPVQAMLPPEQQYFLYENLRLHLEAARLAAARGDEGLYHDNLNTVTRWLGSYFDPHDEHTRALRDAVRELDRVKIRPPLPDISASLAALRARVKLLADLGRPIAPEAPAGTEHKP comes from the coding sequence ATGAGCGACGACAAGGAAGAAAAACCCGGGGTGGTGATCGACGTCACCCCCGAGCCCGAACCCGCGGAGAGCGTGACCGCCGACGGTCAGAGCGGCGGCGAGACGCCCGATACCGCCCCGGCGAAACGCAATGGTCAGGCCCTGCCACTGATCGTGGCCGGCCTGTCACTGGTACTGGTGATCGCTGCCATCGGTTTCGCCTATCGCCACACCCGCCAGGCGGCAGACGACCTGGAGCGCCTGAACCGCAGCGTGGAGCAGACCCTGGCCCAGCAGCGCGCACTGGAACAGCGGCTCGCCGAGGCGCAGCGCGCGGTCGCCGAGCAAGCCAAGCGCCTGACTGCCCAGCAGCGCAAGCTCGAGGCCCAGGAACAGCACATCGCCGAGGCCCGGCAACAGTTCACCGAACAGAACCGGCGCCTCGACAGTGAACGTGAACAGATGCAACAGCGCGAGGCCGAGCTGCGCGCTGCGGTGGCCGACGTGCACAAGCGAGTGGGCGCCTCCGGCACCCAGTGGATGGTCGCCGAAGCCGAGTACCTGCTGCGCCTGGCCAACGAACGCCTCAACCTGGCACGCGACACCCGTACCGCGCGCGCCGCCCTGCAGCTGGCCGATCAGCGCCTGCGCGATACCGGCGACCCGGGCTGGAACCCGGTGCGCGAGCAGATCGCGCGCGACATTGCCACGCTCGACGCCACCGAACTGCCCGACATCGACGGCATCTCCGCGCGCCTGGCTGCGCTGGCCGAACAGGTCCCGCAACTGCGCCTGGCGCGCGCCACCCTGGGTAACGGGCCGCGCAAGATGCCCGGTGGCGAGACCGGAAACACCCCACGCGAACAGCGCACCTGGCAGACCCTGCTCGACGACCTCTGGAGCGGCTTCAAGCAGACGGTGCGTATCCGCCGCAACGACCAGCCGGTGCAGGCCATGCTCCCTCCCGAACAGCAATACTTTCTGTACGAGAACCTGCGCCTGCACCTCGAGGCCGCGCGCCTGGCCGCGGCGCGTGGCGACGAAGGTCTCTACCACGACAACCTGAATACCGTGACGCGCTGGCTGGGCAGCTATTTCGATCCGCACGACGAGCACACCCGCGCCCTGCGTGACGCGGTGCGCGAACTCGACCGGGTGAAGATCCGCCCGCCACTGCCCGATATCAGTGCCTCGCTGGCGGCGCTGCGCGCCCGCGTCAAGCTGCTCGCCGATCTCGGCCGGCCGATCGCGCCCGAGGCACCGGCCGGGACGGAGCACAAGCCATGA
- a CDS encoding L-threonylcarbamoyladenylate synthase, with amino-acid sequence MTSTFRLHRAVRLIRQGGVVALPTEAVWGLSCDPLNPRAVARLLAIKQRPVHKGLILVAADIAQLAPFARIEDPVCAVARATWPGPHTWLLPAREALPDWLSGGRDRVACRVTSHPLLAALCRTVGSALVSTSANRTGLPPARSALQVRRRCPGTDLLLHGRSGGLQRPTPIRDARSGEVLRAG; translated from the coding sequence GTGACCTCGACCTTCCGCCTGCACCGGGCCGTGCGGCTGATCCGCCAGGGCGGCGTGGTCGCCCTGCCCACCGAGGCGGTCTGGGGCCTGAGCTGCGACCCGCTGAACCCGCGCGCGGTCGCCCGCCTGCTGGCGATCAAGCAGCGCCCGGTGCACAAGGGCCTGATCCTGGTCGCTGCCGACATCGCCCAGCTCGCCCCCTTCGCACGCATCGAGGACCCGGTCTGCGCCGTGGCGCGGGCTACCTGGCCCGGCCCGCACACCTGGCTGCTGCCCGCGCGCGAGGCCCTGCCCGACTGGCTCTCCGGGGGCAGGGACCGCGTGGCCTGCCGGGTCACCAGCCACCCGCTGCTCGCCGCCCTGTGCCGCACGGTCGGCAGCGCCCTGGTCTCCACCAGTGCCAACCGCACCGGGTTGCCGCCGGCACGCAGCGCCCTGCAGGTGCGCAGGCGCTGTCCCGGCACCGACCTGCTGCTGCATGGTCGGTCAGGCGGCCTGCAACGCCCCACCCCCATCCGTGACGCGCGCAGCGGCGAGGTGCTGCGCGCCGGCTGA
- the topA gene encoding type I DNA topoisomerase codes for MNLVVVESPAKAKTIKKYLGKDFDVLASYGHVRDLVPKEGAVDPEHGFAMKYQVIERNDKHVKAITQKLKNADALYLATDPDREGEAISWHLYELLKNRKVLKDKPVHRVVFNEITKKAVQDAVAHPRELSMDLVNAQQARRALDYLVGFNLSPLLWKKVRRGLSAGRVQSPALRMICEREDEIEAFVSREYWTIEADCAKDGQAFSAKLSRYQGEKLEQFSITDETRAREVEQTLLDAANGQLQVLKVEKKQRRRNPAAPFTTSTLQQEASRKLGFGAQRTMRIAQQLYEGVDIGNGSVGLITYMRTDSVNLAEEAVTELREFIAERYGKDDLPKQPRAFKTKAKNAQEAHEAIRPTSIRNTPEQLAKYLDRDQLKLYTLIWKRTLACQMIHATIDTVAADLGAGEGNVFRATGSTIAKPGFMKVYMEGRDDAKGEDDEKLLPPLAEGETVTLAAIRPEQHFTEPPPRYTEASLVKALEEHGIGRPSTYVSIISTLQDRGYVELEKKRFHPTDVGRVVNKFLTNYFTQYVDYDFTARLEDELDAVARGEQEWIPLLEKFWKPFKARIEDTEKNVKRSDVTQEKLDEACPKCGSPLSIRLGRNGRFIGCTSYPECDYTRNLDDDASAPLEPEKVGRACPECGEDLVIKQGRYGKFIGCSGYPKCRHIEPLEKPKDTGVSCPKCGKGTLMQRKSRRGKVFYSCSTYPKCDYAVWNQPIAEPCPQCGWPVLTIKTTKRRGTEKVCPQQDCSFAEPYTPPEGAAPAGGDSQD; via the coding sequence ATGAACCTCGTTGTCGTAGAGTCGCCAGCCAAGGCGAAGACGATCAAGAAATACCTGGGCAAGGACTTCGATGTCCTCGCCTCGTATGGCCATGTGCGCGACCTGGTGCCCAAGGAGGGCGCGGTCGATCCCGAGCACGGCTTCGCCATGAAGTACCAGGTGATCGAGCGCAACGACAAGCACGTCAAGGCCATTACCCAGAAGCTCAAGAACGCCGACGCCCTCTACCTGGCCACCGACCCCGACCGCGAGGGCGAGGCCATCTCCTGGCACCTCTACGAGCTGCTCAAGAACCGCAAGGTACTCAAGGACAAGCCGGTGCACCGGGTGGTGTTCAACGAGATCACCAAGAAGGCGGTGCAGGACGCCGTGGCGCACCCGCGCGAGTTGTCCATGGACCTGGTCAATGCCCAGCAGGCGCGCCGCGCCCTGGACTACCTGGTGGGCTTCAACCTCTCGCCCCTGCTGTGGAAGAAGGTACGCCGCGGCCTGTCCGCCGGCCGCGTGCAGAGCCCGGCGCTGCGCATGATCTGCGAGCGCGAGGACGAGATCGAGGCCTTCGTCTCGCGCGAGTACTGGACCATCGAGGCCGACTGCGCCAAGGACGGGCAGGCCTTCAGCGCCAAGCTGAGCCGCTACCAGGGCGAGAAGCTCGAACAGTTCAGCATCACCGACGAGACGCGCGCACGCGAAGTCGAGCAGACCCTGCTCGACGCCGCCAACGGCCAGCTGCAGGTGCTCAAGGTCGAGAAGAAGCAGCGCCGGCGCAATCCGGCCGCCCCCTTCACCACCTCGACCCTGCAACAGGAGGCCTCGCGCAAGCTCGGCTTCGGCGCCCAGCGCACCATGCGCATCGCCCAGCAACTCTACGAGGGCGTGGACATCGGCAATGGCTCGGTCGGCCTGATCACCTACATGCGGACCGACTCGGTGAACCTGGCCGAGGAGGCGGTCACCGAGTTGCGCGAATTCATCGCCGAGCGCTACGGCAAGGACGACCTTCCCAAACAGCCGCGGGCGTTCAAGACCAAGGCCAAGAACGCCCAGGAGGCGCACGAGGCCATCCGCCCGACCTCCATCCGCAACACCCCCGAGCAACTGGCCAAATACCTCGACCGCGACCAGCTCAAGCTCTACACCCTGATCTGGAAGCGCACCCTGGCCTGCCAGATGATCCACGCCACCATCGACACCGTGGCCGCCGACCTGGGGGCGGGCGAGGGCAACGTCTTCCGCGCCACCGGCTCGACCATCGCCAAACCCGGTTTCATGAAGGTCTACATGGAAGGCCGTGACGACGCCAAGGGCGAGGACGACGAGAAGTTGCTGCCCCCGCTGGCCGAGGGCGAGACGGTAACGCTGGCCGCCATCCGTCCCGAGCAGCATTTCACCGAGCCACCGCCGCGCTACACCGAGGCCAGCCTGGTCAAGGCACTGGAGGAACACGGTATCGGCCGCCCCTCGACCTATGTCTCCATCATCTCCACCCTGCAGGACCGCGGCTACGTCGAACTGGAAAAGAAGCGCTTCCATCCCACCGATGTCGGCCGGGTGGTCAACAAGTTCCTCACCAACTACTTCACCCAGTACGTCGATTACGACTTTACCGCGCGCCTCGAGGACGAGCTCGACGCGGTGGCGCGCGGCGAACAGGAATGGATCCCCCTGCTGGAGAAGTTCTGGAAGCCCTTCAAGGCACGCATCGAGGACACCGAGAAGAACGTCAAGCGCTCGGACGTCACCCAGGAGAAGCTCGACGAGGCCTGCCCCAAGTGCGGCAGCCCGCTGTCCATCCGCCTGGGACGCAACGGCCGCTTCATCGGCTGCACCAGCTATCCCGAGTGCGACTACACGCGCAACCTGGACGACGATGCCTCGGCCCCGCTGGAGCCCGAAAAGGTCGGACGCGCCTGCCCCGAATGCGGCGAGGACCTGGTCATCAAACAGGGCCGCTACGGCAAGTTCATCGGCTGCTCGGGCTATCCCAAGTGCCGCCACATCGAACCGCTGGAAAAGCCGAAGGACACCGGGGTCAGCTGCCCGAAATGCGGCAAGGGCACACTGATGCAGCGCAAGTCGCGGCGCGGCAAGGTCTTCTATTCCTGCTCCACCTATCCCAAGTGCGACTATGCGGTGTGGAACCAGCCGATCGCCGAGCCCTGTCCGCAGTGCGGCTGGCCGGTGCTCACCATCAAGACCACCAAGCGGCGTGGCACCGAGAAGGTCTGCCCGCAGCAGGACTGCTCCTTTGCCGAACCCTACACCCCGCCAGAAGGCGCCGCGCCGGCCGGGGGCGACAGCCAGGACTGA
- a CDS encoding DUF302 domain-containing protein gives MNPTVRLLAPVLLLLAFAAQAVPSSLHQVRIAADAGEVYRVLYRELESRRLFVVFEADIGGTLAGMAERLGEDYNRNGLSTIRSLVVCNAWYANRVSNLDPDMLALCPLRLSVIHKGGTTTIGFARPSVHAEGSAALPVIREIEDIVIEAMAATTRAFVH, from the coding sequence ATGAATCCCACAGTCCGATTGCTGGCCCCCGTGCTGTTGCTGCTGGCGTTTGCTGCCCAGGCCGTGCCCTCGTCCCTGCACCAGGTGCGCATCGCCGCCGATGCCGGCGAGGTCTACCGGGTCCTGTACCGCGAGCTGGAGTCACGCCGCCTGTTCGTGGTCTTCGAGGCGGACATCGGCGGCACCCTGGCGGGTATGGCCGAACGCCTGGGCGAGGACTACAACCGCAACGGCTTGAGTACCATACGCAGCCTGGTGGTGTGCAATGCCTGGTATGCCAACCGGGTGAGCAATCTCGACCCCGACATGCTGGCGCTGTGCCCCCTGCGCCTGTCGGTCATCCACAAGGGGGGTACTACCACCATCGGCTTTGCACGGCCGAGCGTACATGCCGAAGGCAGCGCCGCGCTGCCGGTGATCCGCGAGATCGAGGACATCGTGATCGAGGCCATGGCAGCGACCACCAGGGCCTTCGTCCACTGA
- a CDS encoding DUF2789 domain-containing protein — translation MEKPVYELASLFRQLGLPDGEEEMDRFIAEHRLAPDQAIEAAPFWSSAQAAFLSEELAEDADWAEVVDGLNVLLHDQRGA, via the coding sequence CTGGAAAAACCTGTCTACGAACTGGCCAGTCTGTTTCGCCAACTTGGCCTGCCCGACGGTGAAGAAGAGATGGACCGCTTCATCGCCGAACACCGGCTGGCGCCCGATCAGGCGATCGAGGCGGCGCCGTTCTGGAGTTCGGCGCAGGCGGCCTTTCTGAGCGAAGAGCTGGCCGAGGATGCCGACTGGGCCGAGGTGGTCGACGGGCTGAATGTATTGCTGCACGACCAGAGGGGTGCCTGA
- a CDS encoding heme biosynthesis HemY N-terminal domain-containing protein: MSRLLKFWLVMLAGAAVGVVVSHDSGYVLISVGHWTIEMSLALLVLLIVLLFGGLYFLIRLAVRTRRLPRDLRTWKQRRGAHKAQDAMTRGLLEMSEGNWRAAERRLVRYADRSETPLLNYLAAARAAQLQGAHDRRDAYIRLAHEHMPSADVAISLTQAELQLADQQLEQALATLRHLRQVAPRHTYVLRLLRRLYEQLGDWEHLRELIPELRRSKVVPAEELRALEIKTHRKLLENAFLSKDPKDLDRAWAAAPRAIRNDPGLAGDYAGYLQERGRDEEAERLLREALKLGWDPHLVEIYGLLDCPKPGRQLARLEKFLKEHPDDPVVLLTLGRLSMRAQLWGKARAYLEASVTRGGPVEAYRELARLLEHMGEEAEALQIYRKALTRGEERHLIPLPANIGQPQINRPVLEEPVEPPRAHDTEEPAGGAA, encoded by the coding sequence ATGAGCCGCCTGCTCAAGTTCTGGCTGGTGATGCTGGCCGGCGCCGCGGTCGGCGTGGTGGTCAGCCACGACAGCGGCTATGTGCTGATCTCGGTCGGCCACTGGACCATCGAGATGAGCCTGGCCCTGCTGGTACTGCTGATCGTGCTGCTGTTCGGCGGCCTGTACTTCCTGATCCGCCTGGCAGTGCGCACCCGCCGCCTGCCGCGTGACCTGCGCACCTGGAAGCAGCGGCGCGGCGCGCACAAGGCGCAGGACGCCATGACCCGCGGCCTGCTGGAGATGTCCGAGGGCAACTGGCGCGCCGCCGAGCGCCGCCTGGTGCGTTACGCCGACCGCTCCGAGACCCCGCTGCTCAACTACCTGGCCGCCGCGCGTGCCGCCCAGTTGCAGGGCGCACACGACCGCCGCGACGCCTATATCCGTCTGGCCCACGAGCACATGCCCTCGGCGGACGTGGCGATCAGTCTCACCCAGGCCGAGCTGCAACTGGCCGACCAGCAGCTCGAACAGGCACTGGCCACCCTGCGTCACCTGCGCCAGGTGGCGCCGCGTCACACCTACGTGCTGCGCCTGCTGCGCCGCCTGTACGAACAACTGGGCGACTGGGAGCACCTGCGCGAGCTGATCCCCGAGCTGCGGCGCAGCAAGGTGGTGCCCGCCGAGGAGCTGCGCGCGCTCGAGATCAAGACCCATCGCAAGCTGCTGGAAAACGCCTTCCTGAGCAAGGATCCGAAAGACCTCGACCGCGCCTGGGCAGCAGCGCCCAGGGCGATCCGCAACGACCCCGGCCTGGCAGGCGACTATGCCGGCTACCTGCAGGAGCGCGGTCGCGACGAGGAGGCCGAACGCCTGCTGCGCGAAGCACTCAAGCTGGGCTGGGACCCGCACCTGGTCGAAATCTACGGTTTGCTCGACTGCCCGAAACCCGGCCGACAGCTCGCGCGCCTGGAGAAATTCCTCAAGGAACATCCGGACGACCCGGTGGTGCTGCTCACCCTGGGCCGCCTGAGCATGCGCGCCCAGCTCTGGGGCAAGGCACGCGCCTATCTCGAGGCCAGCGTGACACGCGGCGGACCTGTCGAGGCCTACCGCGAGCTGGCACGCCTGCTCGAGCACATGGGCGAGGAGGCCGAGGCCCTGCAGATCTATCGCAAGGCACTCACCCGCGGCGAGGAGCGTCACCTCATCCCGCTGCCGGCCAACATCGGCCAGCCGCAGATCAACCGCCCGGTGCTCGAGGAGCCGGTCGAACCGCCGCGCGCGCACGACACCGAAGAACCCGCCGGCGGAGCCGCCTGA
- the hemC gene encoding hydroxymethylbilane synthase produces MTETIRIATRKSPLAMWQAEHVADALRAAHPGLNVEILGMSTQGDKILDTPLAKIGGKGLFVKELEARMLEGDADIAVHSMKDVPVELPQGLHLPVIMQREDPRDAFVSNHYAHLDDLPAGAVVGTSSLRRQCQLADRRPDLVLKSLRGNVNTRLRKLDEGEYDAVILAAAGLIRLGFGERIRTALDPADSLPAIGQGAVGIECRSDDARVNALIAPLHHTDTADRVHAERAFNARLEGGCQVPIGGHAVLEGDQLWLRGLVGAVDGSEIVRGEIRGPREQAEALGVALAEDLLARGAREILQALYDQA; encoded by the coding sequence ATGACCGAAACCATCCGCATCGCCACCCGAAAATCGCCACTCGCCATGTGGCAGGCCGAGCATGTCGCCGACGCCCTGCGCGCCGCCCATCCCGGCCTGAACGTCGAGATCCTGGGCATGAGCACCCAGGGCGACAAGATCCTCGACACCCCGCTGGCCAAGATCGGCGGCAAGGGACTGTTCGTCAAGGAACTGGAGGCGCGCATGCTCGAGGGCGATGCCGACATCGCCGTGCACTCCATGAAGGACGTACCGGTGGAACTGCCGCAGGGCCTGCACCTGCCGGTGATCATGCAACGCGAGGACCCGCGCGATGCCTTTGTGAGCAATCACTACGCCCACCTCGACGACCTGCCCGCGGGCGCGGTGGTGGGCACCTCCAGCCTGCGCCGCCAGTGCCAGCTCGCCGACCGCCGCCCCGACCTGGTACTCAAGTCGTTGCGCGGCAACGTCAACACCCGGCTGCGCAAGCTCGACGAAGGCGAGTACGACGCGGTGATCCTGGCCGCCGCCGGCTTGATCCGCCTGGGCTTCGGCGAGCGCATCCGCACCGCCCTCGACCCGGCCGACAGCCTGCCGGCCATCGGCCAGGGCGCGGTGGGCATCGAGTGCCGCAGCGACGATGCACGGGTCAATGCCCTGATTGCCCCCCTGCACCACACCGACACCGCCGACCGGGTGCACGCCGAGCGGGCTTTCAACGCGCGCCTCGAGGGCGGCTGCCAGGTACCCATCGGCGGCCACGCGGTGCTCGAGGGCGACCAGCTCTGGCTGCGTGGCCTGGTGGGCGCAGTCGACGGCAGTGAGATCGTCCGCGGCGAGATCCGCGGCCCGCGCGAGCAGGCCGAGGCGCTGGGCGTGGCGCTGGCCGAGGACCTGCTGGCACGCGGCGCGCGCGAGATCCTGCAGGCCCTCTACGACCAGGCATGA
- a CDS encoding DUF494 domain-containing protein: MTENLIDVLIYIYENYMDSEESVPMDQITLEEELLQAGFQQGEVRKAFNWLDELAWRQGSLIEYGAARPGYSMRIFSPEEQQKMDLEIQGLLLSLEQGGILDPMSRELVIERCMAIETEELTPEDVKWVVLLVLLNQPGQENAFALMEELVYNGEPPHLH, encoded by the coding sequence GTGACTGAAAACCTCATCGACGTCCTCATCTACATCTACGAGAACTACATGGACAGCGAAGAGTCCGTGCCCATGGACCAGATCACCCTCGAGGAAGAACTGCTGCAGGCCGGCTTCCAGCAGGGCGAGGTGCGCAAGGCCTTCAACTGGCTGGACGAACTGGCCTGGCGCCAGGGCAGCCTGATCGAATACGGCGCTGCCCGCCCCGGCTACAGCATGCGCATCTTCAGCCCCGAGGAACAGCAGAAGATGGACCTCGAGATCCAGGGCCTGCTGCTCAGCCTGGAACAGGGTGGCATCCTCGACCCCATGAGCCGCGAGCTGGTGATCGAACGCTGCATGGCCATCGAGACCGAGGAACTCACCCCCGAGGACGTAAAGTGGGTGGTGCTGCTGGTGCTGCTCAACCAGCCGGGGCAGGAAAACGCCTTCGCCCTGATGGAGGAGTTGGTCTACAACGGCGAGCCACCGCACCTGCACTGA